The following are encoded together in the Cynocephalus volans isolate mCynVol1 chromosome 4, mCynVol1.pri, whole genome shotgun sequence genome:
- the LOC134375307 gene encoding olfactory receptor 5P4 isoform X2, which yields METKNDTAVTEFIILGLTDNPTLCAIFFVIFLAVYIVTIVGNISIILLIRSSPQLHTPMYLFLSHLAFVDIGYSTSVTPIMLISFLRDKTTIPVTGCIAQLGSDVTFGTTECFLLATMAYDRYVAICSPLLYSTHMSPVVCFLLLGASYLGGCMNASSFTGCLMNLSFCGPNKINHFFCDLFPLLKLSCGHVYIAEISPAISSASVLISTLFTIIVSYVCILHSIVNMRSTEGRNKAFSTCTSHLTAVTLFYGTVLFVYVMPKSSYSADQVKVASVIYTVVIPMLNPLIYSLRNKEVKEAMKKQIWRKWIN from the coding sequence ATGGAGACTAAAAATGATACAGCAGTGACAGAGTTCATTATTTTGGGATTAACAGATAATCCTACACTATGTGCCAtcttctttgtcatttttctaGCAGTTTATATAGTTACCATAGTGGGAAATATCAGCATAATCCTCTTAATCCGAAGCAGTCCGCAGCTTCACACCCCTATGTACCTTTTTCTCAGCCATTTGGCCTTTGTGGACATCGGGTATTCCACATCAGTCACACCAATCATGCTCATCAGTTTCTTAAGAGACAAAACTACTATCCCTGTCACTGGCTGTATAGCCCAGCTTGGTTCTGATGTCACTTTTGGGACTACGGAGTGCTTCCTACTGGCCACCATGGCCTACgatcgctatgtggccatctgctcTCCCCTGCTCTACTCCACCCACATGTCCCCAGTGGTCTGCTTCCTCCTACTGGGGGCTTCCTACCTGGGTGGATGCATGAACGCTTCATCGTTCACAGGCTGTTTGATGAACCTGTCTTTCTGTGGCCCAAATAAAATCAACCATTTCTTCTGTGACCTCTTCCCACTCTTGAAGCTTTCTTGTGGCCATGTCTACATTGCTGAAATATCTCCCGCCATCTCTTCTGCATCCGTCCTTATCAGCACACTGTTTACCATCATCGTCTCCTATGTCTGCATCCTCCACTCCATTGTGAACATGCGCTCAACTGAGGGAAGAAACAAGGCTTTCTCTACCTGCACTTCCCACCTCACTGCAGTCACTTTGTTTTATGggacagttttgtttgtttatgtgatGCCCAAATCGAGCTATTCCGCTGATCAGGTTAAAGTGGCCTCTGTGATCTACACTGTGGTGATCCCCATGTTGAACCCCCTCATCTACAGTCTGAggaacaaggaggtgaaagaggcCATGAAAAAAC
- the LOC134375307 gene encoding olfactory receptor 5P4 isoform X1, with product METKNDTAVTEFIILGLTDNPTLCAIFFVIFLAVYIVTIVGNISIILLIRSSPQLHTPMYLFLSHLAFVDIGYSTSVTPIMLISFLRDKTTIPVTGCIAQLGSDVTFGTTECFLLATMAYDRYVAICSPLLYSTHMSPVVCFLLLGASYLGGCMNASSFTGCLMNLSFCGPNKINHFFCDLFPLLKLSCGHVYIAEISPAISSASVLISTLFTIIVSYVCILHSIVNMRSTEGRNKAFSTCTSHLTAVTLFYGTVLFVYVMPKSSYSADQVKVASVIYTVVIPMLNPLIYSLRNKEVKEAMKKLRARTHCFS from the coding sequence ATGGAGACTAAAAATGATACAGCAGTGACAGAGTTCATTATTTTGGGATTAACAGATAATCCTACACTATGTGCCAtcttctttgtcatttttctaGCAGTTTATATAGTTACCATAGTGGGAAATATCAGCATAATCCTCTTAATCCGAAGCAGTCCGCAGCTTCACACCCCTATGTACCTTTTTCTCAGCCATTTGGCCTTTGTGGACATCGGGTATTCCACATCAGTCACACCAATCATGCTCATCAGTTTCTTAAGAGACAAAACTACTATCCCTGTCACTGGCTGTATAGCCCAGCTTGGTTCTGATGTCACTTTTGGGACTACGGAGTGCTTCCTACTGGCCACCATGGCCTACgatcgctatgtggccatctgctcTCCCCTGCTCTACTCCACCCACATGTCCCCAGTGGTCTGCTTCCTCCTACTGGGGGCTTCCTACCTGGGTGGATGCATGAACGCTTCATCGTTCACAGGCTGTTTGATGAACCTGTCTTTCTGTGGCCCAAATAAAATCAACCATTTCTTCTGTGACCTCTTCCCACTCTTGAAGCTTTCTTGTGGCCATGTCTACATTGCTGAAATATCTCCCGCCATCTCTTCTGCATCCGTCCTTATCAGCACACTGTTTACCATCATCGTCTCCTATGTCTGCATCCTCCACTCCATTGTGAACATGCGCTCAACTGAGGGAAGAAACAAGGCTTTCTCTACCTGCACTTCCCACCTCACTGCAGTCACTTTGTTTTATGggacagttttgtttgtttatgtgatGCCCAAATCGAGCTATTCCGCTGATCAGGTTAAAGTGGCCTCTGTGATCTACACTGTGGTGATCCCCATGTTGAACCCCCTCATCTACAGTCTGAggaacaaggaggtgaaagaggcCATGAAAAAACTGAGAGCAAGAACACATTGCTTTTCCTGA
- the LOC134375307 gene encoding olfactory receptor 5P4 isoform X3, translating into MYLFLSHLAFVDIGYSTSVTPIMLISFLRDKTTIPVTGCIAQLGSDVTFGTTECFLLATMAYDRYVAICSPLLYSTHMSPVVCFLLLGASYLGGCMNASSFTGCLMNLSFCGPNKINHFFCDLFPLLKLSCGHVYIAEISPAISSASVLISTLFTIIVSYVCILHSIVNMRSTEGRNKAFSTCTSHLTAVTLFYGTVLFVYVMPKSSYSADQVKVASVIYTVVIPMLNPLIYSLRNKEVKEAMKKLRARTHCFS; encoded by the coding sequence ATGTACCTTTTTCTCAGCCATTTGGCCTTTGTGGACATCGGGTATTCCACATCAGTCACACCAATCATGCTCATCAGTTTCTTAAGAGACAAAACTACTATCCCTGTCACTGGCTGTATAGCCCAGCTTGGTTCTGATGTCACTTTTGGGACTACGGAGTGCTTCCTACTGGCCACCATGGCCTACgatcgctatgtggccatctgctcTCCCCTGCTCTACTCCACCCACATGTCCCCAGTGGTCTGCTTCCTCCTACTGGGGGCTTCCTACCTGGGTGGATGCATGAACGCTTCATCGTTCACAGGCTGTTTGATGAACCTGTCTTTCTGTGGCCCAAATAAAATCAACCATTTCTTCTGTGACCTCTTCCCACTCTTGAAGCTTTCTTGTGGCCATGTCTACATTGCTGAAATATCTCCCGCCATCTCTTCTGCATCCGTCCTTATCAGCACACTGTTTACCATCATCGTCTCCTATGTCTGCATCCTCCACTCCATTGTGAACATGCGCTCAACTGAGGGAAGAAACAAGGCTTTCTCTACCTGCACTTCCCACCTCACTGCAGTCACTTTGTTTTATGggacagttttgtttgtttatgtgatGCCCAAATCGAGCTATTCCGCTGATCAGGTTAAAGTGGCCTCTGTGATCTACACTGTGGTGATCCCCATGTTGAACCCCCTCATCTACAGTCTGAggaacaaggaggtgaaagaggcCATGAAAAAACTGAGAGCAAGAACACATTGCTTTTCCTGA